CCGGGGCAGCTCCACGGGCAAGGTGAACTCGCTTTTGCCGGCCGGCTTCACGGTTTTGGAAAACGCCCATTTGCCGCTTTTTAGAAAACCCTCGCGGGTATTGTAAAAATACAGCCTCACGGCCGACGTGGTGGACACCAGCGAGGTGACGGTCACGGTGACGGACTGGGGAGCATCCGAACCGGGAGCAGCCGCATTCAGCAGCAAACCACTCATAAACAACGCAGCGAGGGGCAATAAAGTCATAAGCGGAAGGCAAAACGGTGGAAGTAGGCTGGCAACACCTGTGCTTACGGAAAGAGTTCGATAACAGCTGGTTTTGGGCCGGCGGTGGGCGGCGGACCCTGCCGTTTTTTTCGCTACTATTGCAACAGTCTTTCACGCACACCCTCATCCGTCCGATGACTTTCCGGCGCCTGTTCCCCGCAACATTCCTTGCAACCCTGGCCCTGAGCAGCTGCGAGAAAGACGACAGCGCCGCACCCATCGACCTGCCGCTTGGTGGCCGCTGGATGCTGGCCCGCATCGACGCGTTTCCGGTGGAGGCGTCCAGCTACTCGGGCACCACCAAGTCCTACCTGGAGTTTCAGGACCTGGGCAAGGCCGTGGTGGGCCTGGGGCCGTGCAACAACTTCAGCGGCCGCTTCGCGCTGGGCCCCGGGCAAGGCCTCACGCTTTCCGCCCCCATTTCGACCCGCGTGACTTGCCCCGTGCAGCAGCTCGAAACCCAGTACCTCGACAACCTGGCCTTGACGGCGCGCTACGAAATCAGCGGCGGCGAGCTGCGGCTGTTCGATGCCACGGCCGCCGCGCCGCGCCTCACGTTTCGGCGCGCCGGGGAGTAGTGTTCCGGCCGGCCGTGCCGGCAACCCCATGCGCGCAAACGCGGTAAAGCCCCACCATGAGGCCACCTGGGGCCCGGCACTAGTTATCGGACATGGAAGGGTTAACGAAAATAGACGACCTCGGCAAACCGCGCGTGGTGATAGTGGGCGGCGGTTTTGGCGGCCTGGAGCTGGCCAAGGCCCTGGCCCACGCCCCCGTGCAGGTGGTGCTGATTGACAAGCAGAACTACCACACCTTCCAGCCGCTGCTCTACCAGGTGGCCACCGCCGGGCTGGACGAGGGCGACATCGTGTCGCCGTTTCGCAAAATCCTCAACGAGCAGGACAATTTTTACTTCCGGCTGGCCGAGGTGCTGTCGGTCGATGCGCAGGCGCAAATCGTGGAAACCAGCATCGGCTGCGTGCGCTACGACTACCTGGTGCTGGCCACCGGCGCCACCACCAACTACTTCGGCGACGAGCAAATGGCCCAGAACGCCATCGCCATCAAGAGCGTGGAGGACGCCATTGAGCTGCGCAACACGGTGCTTTCCAACTTCGAGCAGGCCCTGCAGCTCGGCGACATGGAGCAGCTCAACAGCCTCCTGGACTTTGTGATAGTGGGCGGCGGCCCCACCGGCGTCGAAATAGCCGGGGCCCTGAGCGAGCTGCGCAAGCACGTGTTCCCGAAGGACTATCGCGAAATCGACTTCAAAGAAATGGACATTCACTTGGTGCAGAGCGGGCCGGTGCTGCTGAAGGGCATGTCGGCCAACGCCTCGGCGCAGGCGCTGAAGTCGCTGCAGGAGTTTGGGGTGCAGGTGTGGCTCGACGCCCGGGTGAAATCCTACGACGGCTACACCGCGACGCTGAACACCGGCCAGCAGCTGGTGTCGCGCACCCTCATCTGGGCCGCCGGCGTCACGGGCGCCCCCATCAAGGGCCTCGACGCCTCGTGCCTGCTGCCCGGCAACCGCTACGCCGTGGACGTGTACAACCGCGTGCAGGGCTACGAAAACGTCTTCGCCATCGGCGACATCGCCCTGATGAAAACCGACGCCTACCCCGACGGCCACCCCATGGTGGCCCAGCCTGCGCTGCAGCAGGGCCGCCTGCTGGGCGAAAACCTCTACCGCGTGCTCACCAACCAGCTCATGCAGCCCTTCGCCTACCACGACAAGGGCGCCATGGCCACCATCGGCCGCAACCACGCCGTGGCCGACGTGAAGCTCTTCGGCAAGGAATACCACCTGCAGGGCGTGCTGGCCTGGCTGGCCTGGAGCGTGGTGCACGTGGTGTCGCTCGTGGGCTTCCGCAACCGCCTGATGGTGCTGCTGCAGTGGACCTGGAGCTACCTCAGCTACGACAAGGGCCTGCGCTACATCATCGGCAAAACCAAGGCCCCGCTGGTGGAAACGAGCGTGGAGGACAAGGCGATATTGTGAATATTATTGCACCAACCTTAGTGCAGGGACAATTGCATTATGAACTCTAAATCTTCTTACGGAAAGTTTACCGGCTAAAATTTTATTTCTTAAATCGACATTCAAATCGTATTCAAAAACAAAGTTGTTTGCAGTAACCTCTCTTCCAAGAATTGATAACGCAACCAAGTGGTCAATAAAATGCTCACGACTTTTATCGTCGCCATCATCAATATTAGCCAATTGCATTGCAGTCACTATATCCTCTTCGCATAATACGGTAGTATTACCAGCGAGATTATACATGAAATTCTCCATCTGTTGTTGAGTAACTCCATTCTCAACAAACAATGAAGTAAGTACCCACTCAGAATAGAGCAAGTAAGCTTTTTCAACATCACTACTCTCTATTATTGAATGGCCTCTGGCAACAGCAGTATCCTTTGCCTGCCTAATAAAATAAATCAAATCCCTTGGCCGAGGAAATATCCTATTAAATATATAATCATCGATAATTTCATCAGCAACTGAGTGGCTTATGTATTTATCCCAAAATTCTGAAGCGTCCGAATGCTTAGGGTTAAGTTGAACGAATCTTTCATTTAGAATTCTTAGCAGAATTTCCTTGTCATCGTACGTCAGCTCTGACTTCTCAATTTTATCAGGCTCACGAGCAGACTTCATTATGTGCCTAAGAATGTCACTGCGCAGGAATATAGTAAGATTAAAAGCAACATTAATTTGCTTTTGTTTTATAAAAGAAATTTCTTTAGCTATTCGCCCGGTAACGCTTAACAAGCCTAAAATCCATTGGCTCAGTACTGGCAAATCATTGTCTTTACGCCATGACTTATCAAGATTATCAATCAATACAATTATACGACCTGATTTTGGAGCAATTTCAGCTATATGTGCTCTTATATCAAAGAGAATAGTATCATGAAGCAACTCAGATATCCTTTCTTTAAATCTCTGCTGTGTGTCTTCAACAAGAGAAGCGAAAAGCTCCTTAAGCTTTTCTAATTGAACTTCCATTCTTGTTGAAAAATCAGGAAGTATTGTCTGCTGATGTCTGTTTACGTAATCTAAAAAATCTTGCTCTTGAATACTAAGTGAATAAAGAGGCTTATTTGCAACTCTTTCATAAAGGCTTTTAGCAACCTCAGTATATATTAAAAATTTCCAAACAGCTTCAATGAGATAATGTTTTTGGAAATCCTCGCCAGAAGCACGCAGCAGTACTAGTAGACCATCTATCTCAAAGCTAATAGGCTTTATCACGCACACAACGTTTCTTACATCAGAGGACAATTCTTGTTCAAGAAAATAAAAACTAGCTGTTTTTCCGCATCCTTTACGTCCTACGATTATATTATGCTCATTCTTAACCAAGCTTTTAATGTGCTTTATCTGCACATAATAATCGTATATCTTTGAGCTCTCATGTTCAGCAATCCATTCCCCAAAAGAAATAGTTTGTAATTCGCTCTTTGGCCTTTCACCAGAACGGCTTTTCTTAGGAGCAACAAACAACTCTGCTACTTCTGCCTTTAGATTAGCAACAAATCCAACAACAGACTTATTAGCTTGGTCAGAATAATCGTAAACTTTTATCAGGCTTCTGTAATCCGAGGAAGGTATATAAGGATGCTCAACAATCATTAGAACTCTTTTATTCAAGCCAAATGCTAATCCAGATATAAAAGCGCACTTGGTATTCTGCAAGCTATGCCCACTTCTTGCTGTTGAACTAAACTCAGCTAATACAGCTAGTGTGGACCACACGTTCTGCATGTACCAAGACAAATTTTGAACCTTTGATTCACTAGGGTCATCTAGAACTAGAGGAATATTTCTGCTTTCAACAGCCCTATATACAGCGCTACTTGCCGTAGTGTCTATCTGTTGCTTTAAATAAAGCAAAATACTTGGCGTAGCATCCGGGTCTGTGTAGTTTGACACTAACCTTGGGAGTAAACGTTCTCCTTCAAAAGGCCTGTCTTTTTCAAAGGCAGCCACAATTCCTCTGTCATTAGTATAAGCACTGTATGTAATATCTTTTAAAAGGCCAAGCTGGTCATATTTCCGTACAGATTCCTCATGTGAAGTATCAAAAACGAGCCAAATTGGCTTGTTTTTCCCAATTGCAAATCCTATTTCATATAAAACATTATCATTCATTCCTGTTAAGTCAAAACAAGCAAAGTCGCTATTCTCAATATTACGCAGAATATCATTAATTACTAAACTACCTCCCTTAGCTAACTTTCGCCATGTTAGTATTTCTATTTCCTGACTTTCATTTATAGTTTTAACAGCTGCCTCTACTGCCTCCCCTGCACTATTTGGATTACTGCTATATCCAAAAAAACCCTTTAATTTATTAGGCATGCCTTTTAAACTTTGTTAAACAATTATTTTTCAATACATGAGCCCCCTCTTGCCTCAAATGTATGCATTAAACCAAAGCAGTAGTCATAAGTCTCTTTAACTATTTGCATTCTCCCTAATCCTCCCTACCTTCCCCCCACACTTACCGCCACACTCTCACCCCTAACCCCCCACTCTACCAACCGCCGCCGGGACGTTCCTTTCCCCGGCCGCGCCGCTCGCCAGCACTGCTACCGAGCTTGCCACCCCGGCCGCCACGCTAACCAACCCGGCAATATGACATGACGTCATAGCAGCTACGCTTGACGCCTCGGCAGCATGGCATGACGTCCCGGCTGCTACCCTTGTCACCTTCGCTCTGATGCTTGTCGGCTCGGCCGGCAGGCTTGCCAGCCCGTCCGCCATCGTCGCGGCGGCGGCCGGCATCGTTGCCAGCCCGGCCGCAGGTGGCGCGGCCGACGCCTCCGTTGTTTTTTCTCGTTTCACCTTCTTTCTGTTTACCCCATGACTGATAAGCAGCGGGCCAAGCTGGCCATGTTCCAAACCACCCTGCGCGTGCTCCAGGACCACGCCGCCGACTACGCCGCCAACAAGGCCCTCACCGCCGCCGTGGCCGCCTTCGAATCCGAAGTCAACATCCTCGACCCTGAG
This DNA window, taken from Hymenobacter sp. 5317J-9, encodes the following:
- a CDS encoding DUF2141 domain-containing protein, whose translation is MTLLPLAALFMSGLLLNAAAPGSDAPQSVTVTVTSLVSTTSAVRLYFYNTREGFLKSGKWAFSKTVKPAGKSEFTLPVELPRGEWAVAITQDLNNNDKIDKNFLGIPTEPYAFSNNVRPTVAAPGFDECKFMVDGPGKVVSIVLKD
- a CDS encoding META domain-containing protein — encoded protein: MQQSFTHTLIRPMTFRRLFPATFLATLALSSCEKDDSAAPIDLPLGGRWMLARIDAFPVEASSYSGTTKSYLEFQDLGKAVVGLGPCNNFSGRFALGPGQGLTLSAPISTRVTCPVQQLETQYLDNLALTARYEISGGELRLFDATAAAPRLTFRRAGE
- a CDS encoding NAD(P)/FAD-dependent oxidoreductase → MEGLTKIDDLGKPRVVIVGGGFGGLELAKALAHAPVQVVLIDKQNYHTFQPLLYQVATAGLDEGDIVSPFRKILNEQDNFYFRLAEVLSVDAQAQIVETSIGCVRYDYLVLATGATTNYFGDEQMAQNAIAIKSVEDAIELRNTVLSNFEQALQLGDMEQLNSLLDFVIVGGGPTGVEIAGALSELRKHVFPKDYREIDFKEMDIHLVQSGPVLLKGMSANASAQALKSLQEFGVQVWLDARVKSYDGYTATLNTGQQLVSRTLIWAAGVTGAPIKGLDASCLLPGNRYAVDVYNRVQGYENVFAIGDIALMKTDAYPDGHPMVAQPALQQGRLLGENLYRVLTNQLMQPFAYHDKGAMATIGRNHAVADVKLFGKEYHLQGVLAWLAWSVVHVVSLVGFRNRLMVLLQWTWSYLSYDKGLRYIIGKTKAPLVETSVEDKAIL
- a CDS encoding nucleotide-binding protein yields the protein MPNKLKGFFGYSSNPNSAGEAVEAAVKTINESQEIEILTWRKLAKGGSLVINDILRNIENSDFACFDLTGMNDNVLYEIGFAIGKNKPIWLVFDTSHEESVRKYDQLGLLKDITYSAYTNDRGIVAAFEKDRPFEGERLLPRLVSNYTDPDATPSILLYLKQQIDTTASSAVYRAVESRNIPLVLDDPSESKVQNLSWYMQNVWSTLAVLAEFSSTARSGHSLQNTKCAFISGLAFGLNKRVLMIVEHPYIPSSDYRSLIKVYDYSDQANKSVVGFVANLKAEVAELFVAPKKSRSGERPKSELQTISFGEWIAEHESSKIYDYYVQIKHIKSLVKNEHNIIVGRKGCGKTASFYFLEQELSSDVRNVVCVIKPISFEIDGLLVLLRASGEDFQKHYLIEAVWKFLIYTEVAKSLYERVANKPLYSLSIQEQDFLDYVNRHQQTILPDFSTRMEVQLEKLKELFASLVEDTQQRFKERISELLHDTILFDIRAHIAEIAPKSGRIIVLIDNLDKSWRKDNDLPVLSQWILGLLSVTGRIAKEISFIKQKQINVAFNLTIFLRSDILRHIMKSAREPDKIEKSELTYDDKEILLRILNERFVQLNPKHSDASEFWDKYISHSVADEIIDDYIFNRIFPRPRDLIYFIRQAKDTAVARGHSIIESSDVEKAYLLYSEWVLTSLFVENGVTQQQMENFMYNLAGNTTVLCEEDIVTAMQLANIDDGDDKSREHFIDHLVALSILGREVTANNFVFEYDLNVDLRNKILAGKLSVRRFRVHNAIVPALRLVQ